The DNA sequence GGATCTGCAGCAGTGTGATCACAATGAACACGAACATCGCTCGCTCCCAGCGGCGGAAGCTGCCGGTGGCCATGATGAGAATCAGTGCGATTGCGGCGATAGGCACCGTGTAGTACTTCGAAACTCCGAGGTACTCCGAAGCCAGTGCGACACCGATGAATTCGGTGACGAGAGTCAGGAAGTTCAAGATGAACAAGTCGCCTACGGAGAACCAGCCCCACCCACGACCGAACCGCTCGTTGATCAACCGCGCATGTCCGACTCCGGTAACCGCACCGAGGCGAACGACCATCTCCTGATTGACAATAAGAACCGGGATGAGCAGCAAGAGCACCCACAACAGGCTGTATCCATAGCTCTGACCGGCCTGGGCGTATGTCGCCACGCCGCCGGCATCGTTGTCGCCGACCATGACGATGATGCCCGGCCCCAAGATGGCGGCCATCGTCGCCATCCGTGTCTTGAAGGTGCGTGCCTGACCGGGATCGCTCACGCTGATCTTGCCGAATGCACCTTCGATATCACCCAGATGGGCCGAATCAAGCACGGCGCTCTTCGACTGGCCCGTAACTGCCTGGGACGCACCAACAACCCGGCCGTCCGGGCTTCCCATGGAGCTCTCGACGATTCCGTTCTCGCTCACGGCGCGACTCCGTCTGGGCTCGGCGCGACCTGGCGCACCGGACGGGGGGCGGGCTCGCGACGACGCCAATCCTCGGGGATAAGCGCGGCCAGCACATCGTCATAGGTGACGACACCGAGCACCTTGTCCCCCTCATCGACCACGGGAATCAAGGCAAGGTTGTAGTCCGCCATCAACAATGCGACGTCGGTCAGGTCGGCCTCCGGGGCGACGCGCACCGGGTCGTCATCCATGATCGACGCCACGGCAGCACCACGATCGGCCTGCAGAAGACGGATCACCGACACCACGCCCACCAATTCGCCATCGTCGGAAATCACGTGCACCTTCAGGAGCGCCTCGGGCTGAAGGGATTTCGCCACCGATATCGCACCGAGCGCATCACCGGCGGTGCTGCCGAGCAGGCAGGACACAATGTCGACATTCATCAGGCCACCAGCCGACTCGGGGCTGAACCCCATCAACGTGACCACCTTGGTACGTTGCGGTCCCGGCATCAGATCCAACACGGCTCGCCGACGTGACTGCCGCAGGTCGAAGATCGCATCCGCCGCGTCGTCCGCACGCATCCGGCCAAGAAGGGCAGCGACATCCGCATCGGACATGTCCTGGAACAGCTTGCTGGCCTTATCCGAATCGAGTTCCTCGAATACGTCGGCCTCGAGCTCCGGGTTGTCACGGACGCGATCGAGGATCTCGCCACCCTCCTCCTTGGTGGCCTCCTCGAGCAGGTCCGCGATCTCGGCGGGCTTGAGTGTGTTCACTCTCCCGCCGACGCGTCGCGCCAACAGTGACCCACCATGGCCGATCATCGGCTCGAAGGCCTTCCAATCCCTACCGGCCTGGCCGGCGCCGGCCCTGATCAGACCAAAAAACCTTGCTGGACGGCGGGTATCGAGCCGGGCGAGTATCCATCCTTCGGCCGATTCCACGAGCTCGATGTCGTAGGCGTGCACCAGTTCGGCGTTTTCCACATCGATGAACCGATGATCGAGCACATCCTCGTCAAGCAGATACTCGCCGTCGCGGCGTTCGAAACCACGAAGGTCAACCTTGTTCTTGCTCAATTCAATTCGATTCGGTGCCACCGCAGAAACCACATCCGAGGACACGAAGACCCTGCGTCCACCCATGTCGACGACGTACCCGGTGACGAGCGGGTATTCATCCGACCCGCGCAGCCGCACGATGACATCCTCCAACCGGCCGATCGTGTCGCCGGAGCGCGCGAAAACCGGAGCCTTCAACAGGTCCGAGAATTGAATTACCCGTGGCGTAGCCGCCTTGTTCGAAGTAGTCATGCCGACTCCTCAGCGTTTGAACCAATACGCTCCGTCCGCCCAGTGGGCGGCCGAAGCGTATTGGCCTCGAATGAATTCCGAATGTCCACGCACTGTGAATCGGCTGTGCGCAGATGCGATGGCAGCACCCCTCAGGGTTACCGCGGTGGGTGCGCCCCTAACGATGCCGAAACAACCGCAAGCGGTGAGTAGGCCAATTGCAGATTGGCGCGCTCTTGCGGGGTCAGCCGGTGCCGTGTCCACAGCCGGCGTACTGCGTTGAATGTTGTGCTCATGATCGGACTCCTTTGAGGAAGCCGCATACCCGAGCGCAAGCGTCAAAAGCGTTGACTAAAGCGAGGTTTCACCCTCGAATAAGCAGCAAGGTATGCGGCAGCTGTTGTCTATGCGGACTGTCACCGGATATCACGGTTGTGCCTCACCTCCTTGCCGTCGGGGCGCACGCGGGCGCCTGCTGTCGGCACAGCGACCACAAGAGAGAAACACCGGACAGCGACGCCGCCCGGCATGCACCCCTCTCGTCAGGGCTTCGGCACTACGTGACGTGTCCGCTCGCGGAAGCCACTTCGGGTCATCCCTTAGTCCGGGAAGACCTGTCCTAACCTTGGGCGTCTCTCGACGTCGTCAGATCAGTGGCCTGTATTCACGTAGGAGCCTCACCTAGCAAGGTGCTGAACCGCTACCCATGATGGGCCGGAGGAATCCCCTTGTCAAGGCGACAACGCCGGTGCGGACACCGCGCGTGTCACGCTCCCGGCAGCCCATGACCCCGCGTCGGGTTGATCGCGGGGTCCGCCGCCCCGATTTCCTGAGCCGCGGATTGCGCCGCGGCAACCGCCGCAGCGACTTCGGGCGTGGTCTTGGTCTCGAACCACCCGGCAACCTCGTCGGCGTCATCCTCGGGACGCTCGGATGACTCATCGTCCGGGGACGGTTCGTAGCGGAACACACCGTCAGATCCGGGGGCACCCAGCAACTTGGTGAACCCCTGCAACGCCGAACCGAAGTCACTGGGAATGAGCCACACCTTATTGGCTTCCCCCTGAGCCATCTTCGGTAGCGTCTGTAAATACTGGTACGCCAACAGCTCTGGAGTGGGCTTACCCGATTTCACTGCGGCAAAGACCTTTTCGATGGCCTTGGCCTGGCCCTGCGCCTGCAGATATTGGGCGGCACGCTCACCCTCGGCGCGCAGGATGCGGGACTGGCGTTCACCTTCGGCGGCCAGGATTGCCGACTGCCGCGAACCCTCGGCGGCGAGGATCTGTGCCTGCTTCTGCCCCTCGGCCGACAGGATCGCCGCCTGCCTGGCACCTTCGGCTGACAGGATCATGGCGCGCTTCTCACGGTCGGCCTTCATCTGCTTTTCCATGGATTCCTGCACCGAGGGCGGCGGATCGATCGATCGCAGCTCGACGCGCGCGACGCGCAGGCCCCACCGTCCGGTGGCCTCATCGAGCACGCCGCGCAACTGACCGTTGATCTGATCGCGTGACGTCAACGTCTGCTCCAGCGTCATACCGCCGACCACATTGCGCAGCGTGGTGGTGGTGAGCTGTTCCACACCGACGATGTAATTACTGATCTCGTACACCGCAGCTTGCGGATTGGTGACCTGGAAGTAGACGACGGTGTCGATATTCACCGTCAGGTTGTCCTCGGTGATCACCGGTTGGGGCGGGAAGGACACCACCCGTTCACGCAGATCAACCTTGGCCCGAATGCGGTCGACGAACGGCACCAGGATGGTCAACTGCCCGCTGACGGTCTTCGAATACCGCCCCAGGCGCTCGATCACCGCGGCCTCCGCCTGCGGGACGAGTGCCACCGACTTCAGCACGATGGTGACGCCCAGGATTATCAAGACGATCAGCACAAAGGCCCCGGCAGCTACTCCCATTCCCGTACTCCTGTCACTGAGGTTATTGCGCTAAATCTTCTCGACGACCGCCGTCGCACCGTCGATCTGGACAACCGTCACCGTCTCACCCTGCTCGAATCGACCTGACTTCTCCAGGCTACGGGCGGACCACATCTCGCCGCCGAGCCGAACCAGCCCGTGCAGGTCGTCGACCGGTTCAATCACAATGGCACTCTTGCCCTCCAACGCCCTGGCGTTGGTGTGCAGGATCGGGCCCGCCGTCAGTCGCTTGCGTAACGCCGGCCGCACACCGACCAGCAGAATGACCGCACTGATGACGAAGACCAGCCCCTCGGCCCACAGCGGCATGTCGAACACCCACCCGGCACCGGCCGTGACCAGGGCCGAACCGCCCAGCATCAACAGGAACATGTCACCTGTCATCAGCTCGGCGGCCGCGAGCAGGATGCCTGCGACGAGCCACACAATCGGCATAGGTCCACATTAGACCGCGTGGGCAACTGGTGGGGGCGGATACGGAGCCTTAGACTGCGAGCACTATGGCGAATCCGAGTGTGTCCCTGGCGGTGTGGGCAAGCGCGTGGCTGGCGGGCCGCGCGTCGCCGGACGACGTCATCGACGCCCTCATCGCCTGGGCGCCAAGGCATTTGGTTACCGCATACGACGCCGTCGCCGCCGGCCACACGGGACTCTCGTGGCCAGATATGGACGACAACGGCCCCATCGGCCTACTTCAGACGGTCCGTACCGCAACCGGCCAGCCACACGGTTCGCCCGACATCCACGTGATTCTGCCCGCGCCCGGCGACCCGCGGGGCCTGCCCGCCAATACCCAGTTTCAGCGTGACGCGATGGAGGCCAGCGAGGCGATTGTGCTCAGCGATCGCCAAAATAACTCCACGGCAATAGGATTGGTTCCCGCGGTGGAGTACGACGAGGACCGCGGCGAGACCACCGGCCTGTCCTGGACTGTGTACTCGCTTCCTGGCCGGATCCCCGCACAGGCGGTACCCGACCTCGGAGAAGCCGAATATCAACTACGCCAGGCGGTCCGAACGGCCACGGCGACACTCAACCGCGTGGACCGGGTTGTGGGCCCTACGGATGCAGACCCTCGCGCCCTGGTCGAAGACGTGCTCTCGACGCTACGTGGGCACCGCCTGCCGGACTACGCGCCACACCGGGCGGTCCGCGTGCTCGATTCGGCCAACCAGGTTGAGGCCATTGCCACGGCAGCGGCGGAGATCATGGAATCGCCCGGGGCGCTCGACGACGGAACGGTTGCCGACGCGCTGCGGCCCCTCGTCATTCTGGTGCGCGAAGCGCGGATGGCTGCCGCGGCCGCCGTCATCGCCGCCGCGCCCTAGACCTCCAGCCGGCCGCAGCACAGGGGTGAACACGGGGCGCCGTTCACGCTGAACCCGTATCCGGGGACCGGGTTCTCTCCCATTGCGCGCAGCGCGGGGTGCCCATCCGCAATCTCTGCGATCAGGTCCACCGCGATGCGCGCGAATCGCTCGTCGGCCCCCGGCGTCGCCGCCCGCGCGAGCTCGATGTCGTGTGCGACCGCATACTCATGCGCCTCGTTGTCCAAGTCCCACACCACCTCCAGGTGGTCCGACACAAACCCGATCGGCGCCACAACCACCGATCGGATTCCTCGGTCTTTGAGTGCCGCAAGATGATCAACGATGTCCGGCTCCAGCCAGGGCACCTGAGGCGGGCCCGAACGGGACTGCCACACCACGTCGTAATCCTGGTACCCGGCCGCCTCGGCGACCAATTGCGCGAGGTAGCGCACCTGGCGGCTGTAGAGCTCGGGGCCGTGCCGCTGGTCGGCAGCTATCGGGATGGAATGGGCGGTGAACACCAGCCGCGGCGCACCCCGCAGGCCCGAAACCGCGGCGGTGACCGCCTCGGCATACAGCTGCACCAATGCCGGGTGGTCGAAATACTGACGAAGCTTCACCAACTCGGGCGCCCCGTCCCCCACCGCGGCGCGGGCCCTGGCGATGTCCTCCACGTACTGTGTGCATCCCGAATAGCCACCCCAGGCAGACGTCGTGAAGACGGCGGCCCGCTGAATCCCTTTGTCGCGCATGTCGGCAACGGTCTCTTCCACCATGGGGTGCCAATTGCGGTTACCGAAGAACACCGGCAGGGGGCGCCCGGCCAGTTCTAACTGGCGCGAGATCTCATCGATCAGCGCTCGATTGATGCCGTTGATCGGAGAGACGCCGCCAAAATGGAAGTAGTGCTCGGCCACCTCGTCGAGACGTTCTGGCGGAATGCCTCGGCCTCGCGTGACGTTCTCCAGGAAGGGCCGAACCTCCTGCGGCCCTTCGGGACCACCGAAGGACAGCAGGAGCACAGCGTCGAATAACACAGCCGAATATCCGCCGCTCAGAGCAGCTGGGTGTGGGCGCCGCCGTCGGCGAAGATGATGTCGCCGGTGGTGGCGGGCAGCCAGTCCGATAGCAGGGCACACACGGTCTTGGCGACCGGTGTCGGGTCCTTCATGTCCCAGCCGATCGGGGCACGCTGGTCCCAGCCCTCCTCAAGCACGCTCATCTGCTTGCCGGCCTCGTCGCCCAGCGCACCGCCGACGATCGCACTCATGGCTAACGTCCGAATAGGACCGGCGGCAACAAGATTCGAACGAATACCGGCCGCACCCGCCTCGCGCGCGACGAACCGGTTGACCGATTCCAGCGCACTCTTGGCCACGGTCATCCAGTTATAGAACGGCATCGCGCGGGTCGGATCGAAGTCCATACCCACGATGCTGCCGCCGCGGTTCATGATCGGCAGCACTGCCTTGGCCAACGACGCGTAGGAGAAGGCCGAGATGTGGAAGCCCTTGGACACGTCCTCGAACGGTGCCTCGAAGAACGGATTCAGCCCCATGCCGGTCTGCGGCATGAAACCGATGGAGTGCACCACGCCATCGAGCTTGTTGCCCTCGCCGATCACCTCGGTGACACGGTCGGCGAGGCTGTCCAGATGCTTCTCGTCCTGCACATTGAGCTCCAGCAGGGGCGCCGGCTCCGGAAGGCGCTGGGTGATGCGCTCGATGAGGCGCAACCGGTCGAACCCGGTGAGCACCAGCTGCGCACCCTGTTCCTGCGCGACCTTTGCGATGTGGAATGCGATCGACGAATCGGTGATGATGCCCGTCACCAGGATCCGCTTGCCCTCGAGTAGCCCTGCCACGATTCTCCTTAGTTGTGTTCTCGCTCGTCTTACAGCTCGTCGCGTCAGCGGCGCATGGCCGCCGAATGCCTGTGCCTAGTGGCCCATGCCCATGCCGCCATCAACCGGGATGACTGCACCGGAGATGTAACTGGCATCTTCGGAGGCCAGGAAGCTGACGACCCCGGCGACCTCAGCTGCGGTTCCCACCCGCTTCGCCGGAATGAATTCCAGTGCGCCCTCCTGGACCCTCTCATCGAGCGCGCGCGTCATCTCGGTGTCGATGAAACCAGGCGCGACCACGTTGGCGGTGACGCCCGCCTTGGAGAGCTCCCGCGCGATCGAGCGCGCCAGGCCGATGACACCGGCCTTGGAGGCTGCATAGTTGGCCTGATTGCCGATTCCCCAGGTACCCGAGACCGAACCGATGAAGATCATCCGGCCGAAGCGCTTCCGCTGCATAGTGCGTGAGGCCCGCTGGGCCACCCGGAACGCCCCGGTCAGGTTGGCGTTGATGACTTGCTCAAACTTCTCCTCGGTCATGCGCATCAGGAATGCGTCCTGTGCGATGCCGGCATTGGATACCAACACCTCGACGGCGCCCTGGTGCTCCTCGACCTCTTTGAAGGCCCGGTCGACGGCATCGTTGTCGGTGACATCGCACTCCACGCCGAACAAGCCCTCCGGCACACCGGATCCGCGGTGGGTCACAGCCACCTTGTGCCCGTCCGCGGCAAGACGTTGCGCGATCGCAAGGCCGATACCCCGGTTGCCACCGGTGACCAGGACAGAACGAGAGACAAAGTCGGGACGGGCGGCGCTAGCGCCGAGAGCATCAGACATAGGAGTCAATTTATCGTCTTCTTAGACTTTGGCCTAACCGACGGGCCCAACCGATCCCGCGAGCGGACACCGAATCAGTTGGGGAGACGCCGGTTAATCACCAGCCCGACGAAGGCCGCCGCGAGCACCAAGAGCGCACCCAGACGCAGCCATCCGACGCTGGCATCGCCGCGGATCGTCTCGTACCCAATCTGCTGCTGCAGGTTGGCGTACACCTCCTTGAGCTGGCCGAGCGTGGACGCCGTGTAGGTTTCCCCACCCGACAGCTTGGCCACCTTCTCCATCATGTCGGGGGCATACGGGACGTTCTGGCGCTGCCCATTGATCTCGACATACCCGTCCTTGGTTCCGAACGCGATCGTCGAAATCGGCACCTGCTGGTCCTTGGCGGTACGTGCCGCGGTGTAGGCACCCTTGGGATTGTCAGGGTTCGACGGAACGGTTTCCTTACCGTCGGACATCAACACGATGCGCGCTGGGGGCGCCTTGTCACCGCCGCCGATGACCGCACCCACCGTCGCGATGGCCTGCAGCGCCGTGAAGATGCCCTCACCTGTGGCGGTGCGATCCGCGAGCTGCAGGTTATCCAGGGCGTTGACGGTGGCGTCCCGGTTGGTGGTGGGTGAGACGAGCACTGTCGCAGTACCTGCGTAGGCGATGAGGCCCAGGTTGATACCCGGGGTCAGATTGCGGGCGAATTCCTTACCGGCTTCCTTCGCGGCACCCAGGCGATTGGGGGCGACGTCGGTCGATTCCATGGACCGCGAGACGTCGATGACGAGCATCACCACGGCGCGGTTACGCGGGATCCTCACGTCATGACTCGGGCCTGCCAGAGCGATGGTCAACACCAGCAGGCCGACCACCAGAAGCGCCGTCGCGGCGTGCCGCCAGGCGCGAGGCCGAGTCGGTGCCACCGAGTCCAGTAGCTCAGTGTTCGCGAATCGCAGTACCCGCTTCTCCCGCAGATACTGCGCAAACACATATAGCCCGACCAACCCGGCCACCAGCAGCAGCACCAGGAAGAACCACGGGTGGGTGAAGCCCGTGAGAGTCATCGGCCCGAAGAACGGCAGATCACTCATCGAGCCACCGCCACCGCACCGCGGCGCTGTTGGGAGACGAATCTCACGATGTCATCAATCCAGTCACGGTCCGTCCGCAAGCTCAAAATCGGAGCGCCGCAACGGCGCAATGTGCGTGCCACCTCGTCATGATGCTGCGCCGCCGCCTGCTCGAAGTCACGCCGCAGGTTCTCGTCGATCCGGTACTCCTTGGTGACCCCGGTCTCGGCATCCTGCAACAGCACCTCGCCGACATCGGGCAGTTCCACGTCGCGCGGATCGAGTACCTCGATCCCGAGTACCTCGTGCCGGGCACCGATGGCACGCAGCGGCCGCATCCAGTTGATGGGCCCGAGAAAGTCACTGATGACGACGGCCATTCCGCGGCGGCGCTCCGGCCTGCGAAGAGCCTCGATGGCCACCGACAGGTCCCCGCGCACTCCCTGCGGCGCCTTGGGCATGGTGGCGATGCTGCGCAGAATGTCCTGTTCGTGGGCCCGACCCGATCGCGCAGGCAAGCGAACAATCTTGTCCCCGTTGGCAATTATCGCGCCGAGCCGGTTCCCGCCGCCGCTGTTCAAGAAGATGACGGCTGCGGCGGCAGCCACCGCGAGATCGCGTTTCTCGCAGTTGGTGGTGCCGAAGTCCAGGCTCGCGGACATGTCGACCACCAACCACGTCTCCAGTTCGCGGTCCGCGATCATCTGGCGCACATGCGGGCTGGTGGTCCGGGCGGTCACCGACCAGTCCATCCGGCGCACGTCATCACCGGGCTGATACAGCGTGGATTCCCCTGGTTCCGATCCCGGGCCGGGAATCAGACCGAGGTGATTACCGTGTAACACCCCGTCGAGCTTGCGCCGGACTTTCAACTCCAATGTCCGCAGTGCCGCCGACAGCTGCGGGTCACGGATCTCGCCACGGCGCAGCGACGGGATGTCTACCGGCCGGGCAGAGCCGGGACTGGGAGTGCTCACCTGGGCGCGGCGTTATGGGTGGCCGGGACCGGGCCGTTTGTCCCCACCATCGCCGGTTGCACCGAATGTCCTTGCTGCTGCACTGCATTCACCTGCGGCAGGCCCACCGTTTGCAGAATGCGGTTGATCGCGGTGTCGGCGGAGACGTCATCGGCGAGGGCGTCGTAGCTCATCACCAGGCGGTGGCGGAGCACATCCGGGATGACCTCGATGACGTCCTGCGGGATCACATAGTCACGCCCGCGCACCAGAGCCAGCGCACGGGACGCCGCGATAATGCCCAGCGAGGCACGTGGGCTGGCACCATAGGAAATCCAGTTGGCGACGTCGCCAAGGCCGAACTGCGCCGGGTTACGGGTGGCGGAGATCACCCGGACCACATAGTCGACGAGGGCGTGGTGCACGAAGTTCCTGGCCGCCAGCTCCTGCAGGCCCAGCAGCGTGTCCGCCGACAGGATCTGCTTGGGCTCGGGCGGCGTGACGCCCATCCGGTAGATGATCTCCCGCTCTTCTTCGACGGTCGGGTAGTCGACGTTGATCTTGAACAGGAACCGGTCGCGCTGCGCTTCGGGCAGCGGGTACACACCCTCGTTCTCGATGGGGTTCTGCGTGGCCATCACCAGGAACGGCTTGGGCATCGGATACGTCTTGCCGCCGATCGAGACATGCCGTTCGGCCATGACCTCGAGCAGCGCCGACTGCACCTTGGCGGGCGCACGGTTGATCTCGTCGGCCAGCAGGAAGTTGGCCACCACCGGACCGAGCTCGGTATCGAACTCCTCCTTGCCCTGGCGGTAGATACGGGTACCGATGATGTCGGTGGGCACCAGGTCGGGGGTGAACTGGATGCGCGAGAACGTACCGCCCACCACCTTGGCGAACGTCTCCACTGCCAGCGTCTTGGCGACACCGGGCACGCCCTCGAGCAGCACATGCCCCTTGGCCAACAGGCCGACCAGAATTCGCTCGACGAGCCGGTCCTGGCCCACGATGATGCGCTTGACCTCGAAGATGGCGCGCTCAAGGTTCTGCACGTCGGCCGCCAGCGCCGGCGATGTCGCACCCTGCGGCGCGTGCGGCACGGGGCCGGCACTTCCGCCGGGGTACCCGGCACCTCCCCCTGGTGACCCTGGTGATGACATCAACTTCCCTCCGGCTCTGCCTGACGATTTCATGCCCTGTTGGTGGCGCGATGCATGTGAGCGGCACCCAAACCCGGGCGGCGCCTCCGGTCCACTATTCCAGCATCCCGGGATTTGGTCCACGTACCCGTTCGCTGGCGCGCCGTTCTAGCTCATATGAAGGATCAGAAGAGCTACCACGCGATGATGCGTACGGCATAAGGAGTCATGCCTCCGGTGCGCACCGGAGACACGGTCACCTTCCCCGCGCTGCCGCTGGCTTCGAGCATCTGACCGTTGCCGAGGTAGATCACCACGTGCTGAGAACCACCCGGGCCGTAGAACAGCAGATCCCCACGCTTTGCCTGCGAAACGGGAATCTTCTGGCCCGCGTTGTACTGATCGCCCGAGTACTTGGGCAGCTTCACGCCGGCCGCCGCGTAGGAGAACATCGTGAAGCCTGAGCAGTCATAGCCCACCTTCCCGGCGTCGTAGTCCACGCCGCCGCTGGGCCCGCGCACAGTGCCGCCACCCCATGAGTACGGAACATTCAGCTGTGTGCCACCGCGCTGGATCACAGCTTCCACCGCCTGACGGCCGTACACGAGTGGACGGCCGGCCCCCGCGGACCCACGATTCCCGCCGATGCCCAATGCACCCAATGCGGTCTGTCCGACCCCCATGACCCCGTTCATGATCTTCGTAGGGTCGGCGCCCTGACTCGGCCCCGCGAAGGGCAGGGTGTTGTCCCAATCGCCGCCCGACGGGTTCAGTCCGAGGGCGTTGAGGAACGCCGTGCCCACATTCGGGCTGATCGGGTTGTCGTCGGCAGCGGCTCGCGGCACACCCATGAACAGCACCAGCGCGACAGCGATCCCCACTGCGAGGGCCGCACGTAACACGAAGAGGCCCTGAACTTTGAGCAATTTCGTCGTTTTCGCGGTGTTCACAGGTTCTACCACTCAATCAATCGGGTTACGAAGGGCGTCATGCCGCTGGTCCGCACCGGCGACACCTTGACCACATCGCCGGTGTTCGGCGCTTCGAGCATCTGACCATTGCCGAGGTACAGCGCAACGTGCTGACTTGCGTTGGGGCCGTAGAAGATCATGTCGCCGCGCTTCATTTGAGCACTGGGTACCTGACGCCCCGAGGTGTACTGATACCCGGTGTAGTGCCTGAGTCTGATGCCAACCGCGGCAAAGCCGTACATCATCAGCCCGGAGCAGTCGTATCCGACGGTTCCTGCACCGGAGTCGATTCCGCGAGTCGGCCCGTTGTAAGAGCCACCGCCCCACGAGTACGGCGTGCCCATCGCGCTACCGGCACGGGCAATCACCCGCTCCACATTCTCCCGGCCGTAGACCTTGGGAATGTATTCGCCACCCGAGGTAGAAGACGCCGCCGGTGCGGGCTTGGGGCAGAACATACCGATGACACCGCATACCGCGGACTGACCGACATTGGCCGCAGTGTTGCCGATGCCCAACACCATGTTGATGGTCTGCGTCGGATCGGTAGGCACGTTGGCGCTCGCGATCATCGGAAGCGTCGTATCCCACTGACCACCCGACCCCGCCGAGGCCACAGCCGCCGGGGCTGACGTCCACTCGTTGCCGTTACCGGCGATGGCGGCATCGGGGTTGATCACCCGCGCGGTCGCGGTTGTCGCCGCATAGGCCGGGCCACGCGCGGCGGCGAGCTGTGCCTCCGCACTCTTCTTCTTGGAGGCGAGATCCGCGGCGGCTCCGCGCTGCGCTTCGAGCTTCTTCTGCACATCCTTCATCGCCGACACCAGGTCGTCCTGCTGCTTCTGTGCGTCAGCGGCGGCCTGGTCGGCTTTTTCCTGGATGGCCCGCGCCTGCGACTCCTTGTTGACCTGTTCGGTGCGTGCACGGCGCAGGTTGTCCATGACGGTCTGCGAGCTGGCCTCGACACTCTTAGTCACCGAGGCCAGGCGCACCACGTCGTCGGGGTTGGTGGCGGTCAGATACGACCCCGAAGGGCCCGCCATATAGGTAGCCGCGGCCATCCGGTCGAACTTGCCCTGCGCTTCGGTGATCGCACCGTTGGCGGTATCGACGGCGTGCTGGCCCTCTTCCACCGCCTGGGCGGCTCCGGCCGCGTTGTCACGCGCGTCCTGAAGATCGACCAATCCCTTGTTGATGGACTCCTGCTGGGTCTGCACGTCGGCGGTGAGCTGTTCGATCTGCTGGTTGGTGTCGGCCAGTTGACTGATCAGAGAGGCCATGTCGTTCGGTTCGGCAGAGGTAACGGCGAGTGTGTTGGGCCACATCATCAGACCGGCCACCATCAGCGGGGGCACTACCAGGGCGACTGCCGCGGCCCGTTTGCCGCGCACCGCGAAACGGTCCGCGGAATTCTGCGGGGCTGTCCGTTTCATTCGGCCTGCCGTCTCCTCGATCTTCGGCGCTCGGTGAGCCTTCTC is a window from the Mycobacteroides salmoniphilum genome containing:
- a CDS encoding ferrochelatase, which produces MLFDAVLLLSFGGPEGPQEVRPFLENVTRGRGIPPERLDEVAEHYFHFGGVSPINGINRALIDEISRQLELAGRPLPVFFGNRNWHPMVEETVADMRDKGIQRAAVFTTSAWGGYSGCTQYVEDIARARAAVGDGAPELVKLRQYFDHPALVQLYAEAVTAAVSGLRGAPRLVFTAHSIPIAADQRHGPELYSRQVRYLAQLVAEAAGYQDYDVVWQSRSGPPQVPWLEPDIVDHLAALKDRGIRSVVVAPIGFVSDHLEVVWDLDNEAHEYAVAHDIELARAATPGADERFARIAVDLIAEIADGHPALRAMGENPVPGYGFSVNGAPCSPLCCGRLEV
- a CDS encoding magnesium transporter MgtE N-terminal domain-containing protein; this encodes MTTSNKAATPRVIQFSDLLKAPVFARSGDTIGRLEDVIVRLRGSDEYPLVTGYVVDMGGRRVFVSSDVVSAVAPNRIELSKNKVDLRGFERRDGEYLLDEDVLDHRFIDVENAELVHAYDIELVESAEGWILARLDTRRPARFFGLIRAGAGQAGRDWKAFEPMIGHGGSLLARRVGGRVNTLKPAEIADLLEEATKEEGGEILDRVRDNPELEADVFEELDSDKASKLFQDMSDADVAALLGRMRADDAADAIFDLRQSRRRAVLDLMPGPQRTKVVTLMGFSPESAGGLMNVDIVSCLLGSTAGDALGAISVAKSLQPEALLKVHVISDDGELVGVVSVIRLLQADRGAAVASIMDDDPVRVAPEADLTDVALLMADYNLALIPVVDEGDKVLGVVTYDDVLAALIPEDWRRREPAPRPVRQVAPSPDGVAP
- a CDS encoding VWA domain-containing protein; the encoded protein is MSDLPFFGPMTLTGFTHPWFFLVLLLVAGLVGLYVFAQYLREKRVLRFANTELLDSVAPTRPRAWRHAATALLVVGLLVLTIALAGPSHDVRIPRNRAVVMLVIDVSRSMESTDVAPNRLGAAKEAGKEFARNLTPGINLGLIAYAGTATVLVSPTTNRDATVNALDNLQLADRTATGEGIFTALQAIATVGAVIGGGDKAPPARIVLMSDGKETVPSNPDNPKGAYTAARTAKDQQVPISTIAFGTKDGYVEINGQRQNVPYAPDMMEKVAKLSGGETYTASTLGQLKEVYANLQQQIGYETIRGDASVGWLRLGALLVLAAAFVGLVINRRLPN
- a CDS encoding SPFH domain-containing protein, with the protein product MGVAAGAFVLIVLIILGVTIVLKSVALVPQAEAAVIERLGRYSKTVSGQLTILVPFVDRIRAKVDLRERVVSFPPQPVITEDNLTVNIDTVVYFQVTNPQAAVYEISNYIVGVEQLTTTTLRNVVGGMTLEQTLTSRDQINGQLRGVLDEATGRWGLRVARVELRSIDPPPSVQESMEKQMKADREKRAMILSAEGARQAAILSAEGQKQAQILAAEGSRQSAILAAEGERQSRILRAEGERAAQYLQAQGQAKAIEKVFAAVKSGKPTPELLAYQYLQTLPKMAQGEANKVWLIPSDFGSALQGFTKLLGAPGSDGVFRYEPSPDDESSERPEDDADEVAGWFETKTTPEVAAAVAAAQSAAQEIGAADPAINPTRGHGLPGA
- the fabG1 gene encoding 3-oxoacyl-ACP reductase FabG1, translated to MSDALGASAARPDFVSRSVLVTGGNRGIGLAIAQRLAADGHKVAVTHRGSGVPEGLFGVECDVTDNDAVDRAFKEVEEHQGAVEVLVSNAGIAQDAFLMRMTEEKFEQVINANLTGAFRVAQRASRTMQRKRFGRMIFIGSVSGTWGIGNQANYAASKAGVIGLARSIARELSKAGVTANVVAPGFIDTEMTRALDERVQEGALEFIPAKRVGTAAEVAGVVSFLASEDASYISGAVIPVDGGMGMGH
- a CDS encoding NfeD family protein, translated to MPIVWLVAGILLAAAELMTGDMFLLMLGGSALVTAGAGWVFDMPLWAEGLVFVISAVILLVGVRPALRKRLTAGPILHTNARALEGKSAIVIEPVDDLHGLVRLGGEMWSARSLEKSGRFEQGETVTVVQIDGATAVVEKI
- the inhA gene encoding NADH-dependent enoyl-ACP reductase InhA, which produces MAGLLEGKRILVTGIITDSSIAFHIAKVAQEQGAQLVLTGFDRLRLIERITQRLPEPAPLLELNVQDEKHLDSLADRVTEVIGEGNKLDGVVHSIGFMPQTGMGLNPFFEAPFEDVSKGFHISAFSYASLAKAVLPIMNRGGSIVGMDFDPTRAMPFYNWMTVAKSALESVNRFVAREAGAAGIRSNLVAAGPIRTLAMSAIVGGALGDEAGKQMSVLEEGWDQRAPIGWDMKDPTPVAKTVCALLSDWLPATTGDIIFADGGAHTQLL